One genomic window of Arthrobacter caoxuetaonis includes the following:
- a CDS encoding flagellar biosynthesis protein FlhA yields MNRNLLKLTIPVGVIGIILLLVVPVPAGLLDVLIIINILLALVILLTTMFVKKPLDFSVFPSMLLVATLFRLGLNVASTRLVLGDGYAGQVIEAFGHVAVGGSLIIGAVIFLILVVIQFVVVTKGAERVAEVGARFTLDAMPGKQMAIDADLNAGLITDIQARERRAEVSAEADFYGAMDGASKFVKGDAIAGLIIIIINIVGGIAIGMLQRGMSAGEAIDTYTLLTIGDGLVTQIPALLMAVSTGMIVTRSNAESDMASTASAELSQSRNALMIAGAAAIVMALIPGMPKIPFIVIGALLIFASQRVKAREAAEEAAAADPVAQLTGAPASDTTEDLIEQMRVHALEVMLSPDLVGIVTGGSDDLLARVRALRRKIALELGVVVPPVRTRDSVDLPASTYVIRIAGVEAGRGEAPAGKVLALGDFLDGLPGVATVEPVFGLAGKWVPAEMRHAAEMAGATVIDRVSVLVTHLSAIITANAARLLTREDVRVLTEGVKQVNPSAVDELVPNVLSLAEVQRVLQGLLAEQIPINDLPRIYESLLLKAKSSPEPEGLIEAARQALGPALAAQYINSGVLRVIMIDPSLEQSMLENLRPSDQGTQILLDPTRIENIIASLKTTVATVENAGHSAVLVCAPALRPAIRRLVSAQANGLPVLSYQEATAANVNIETVGVLRGTETISA; encoded by the coding sequence GTGAACCGCAACCTCCTGAAGCTCACCATCCCTGTGGGCGTGATCGGAATTATCCTGCTGCTGGTGGTCCCCGTGCCCGCCGGCCTGCTGGACGTGCTGATCATCATCAACATCCTGCTGGCACTGGTGATCCTGCTGACCACCATGTTCGTGAAGAAGCCGCTGGACTTCTCCGTGTTCCCCTCCATGCTGCTGGTCGCAACCCTGTTCCGGCTGGGCCTGAACGTTGCGTCCACCCGCCTGGTGCTGGGCGACGGGTATGCCGGGCAGGTCATTGAAGCCTTCGGGCATGTGGCCGTCGGCGGATCCCTGATCATCGGCGCGGTGATCTTCCTGATCCTGGTCGTGATCCAGTTCGTAGTGGTCACCAAGGGTGCGGAGCGCGTGGCCGAAGTCGGCGCCCGCTTCACCCTGGACGCGATGCCGGGCAAGCAGATGGCAATCGACGCCGACCTCAACGCCGGTCTCATCACGGATATCCAGGCCCGTGAACGCCGTGCCGAGGTTTCCGCGGAAGCCGACTTCTACGGCGCCATGGACGGTGCTTCCAAGTTCGTGAAGGGCGACGCAATTGCCGGCCTGATCATCATCATTATCAACATCGTGGGCGGCATCGCGATCGGCATGCTGCAGCGCGGCATGTCCGCCGGCGAGGCGATCGACACCTACACGCTGCTGACCATCGGCGACGGCCTGGTCACCCAGATTCCGGCCCTGCTGATGGCTGTCTCCACGGGCATGATCGTGACCCGGTCCAACGCCGAATCGGATATGGCCTCCACCGCCTCGGCGGAACTGAGCCAGTCCCGTAATGCGCTGATGATCGCCGGAGCGGCGGCGATCGTCATGGCCCTGATTCCCGGCATGCCCAAGATTCCCTTCATTGTGATTGGCGCCCTCCTGATCTTTGCCAGCCAGCGGGTCAAGGCACGGGAGGCTGCAGAAGAAGCGGCCGCGGCGGATCCGGTTGCACAGCTCACCGGTGCACCAGCCTCGGACACCACCGAGGACCTTATCGAGCAGATGCGCGTCCACGCCCTGGAAGTGATGCTCTCGCCGGACCTTGTCGGCATCGTCACCGGAGGCTCGGATGACCTGCTGGCCCGAGTGCGGGCGCTGCGGCGCAAGATTGCGCTGGAACTCGGCGTCGTGGTTCCCCCGGTGCGCACCCGCGACAGTGTGGACCTTCCGGCCTCCACCTATGTGATCAGGATTGCCGGCGTCGAAGCCGGCCGGGGAGAGGCGCCCGCAGGCAAGGTGCTGGCCCTGGGCGACTTCCTGGACGGGCTGCCGGGCGTTGCCACCGTGGAACCGGTGTTCGGCCTGGCCGGCAAATGGGTGCCGGCGGAGATGCGGCATGCCGCGGAGATGGCCGGCGCCACCGTGATCGACCGCGTCTCGGTGCTGGTCACGCACCTCTCGGCGATCATCACCGCGAACGCTGCGCGCCTGCTCACCCGTGAAGACGTCCGTGTGCTCACCGAAGGGGTCAAGCAGGTCAACCCGTCGGCCGTGGATGAACTGGTGCCGAACGTGCTCTCGCTGGCCGAGGTCCAGCGGGTGCTGCAGGGCCTGCTGGCCGAACAGATTCCGATCAACGACCTGCCCCGCATCTATGAGTCGCTGCTGCTGAAAGCGAAGTCCTCGCCGGAACCCGAAGGGCTGATCGAAGCGGCGCGGCAGGCTCTCGGACCGGCCCTGGCCGCCCAGTACATCAACTCAGGCGTGCTGCGCGTGATCATGATCGATCCGTCGCTGGAGCAGTCGATGCTGGAGAACCTGCGCCCTTCCGACCAGGGGACGCAGATCCTCCTCGATCCCACTCGCATCGAGAATATAATTGCGTCACTTAAGACTACTGTTGCCACTGTGGAGAACGCTGGGCACAGTGCCGTGCTGGTCTGCGCCCCGGCGCTCCGTCCGGCTATCCGGCGCCTGGTATCGGCGCAGGCCAACGGGCTGCCCGTGCTGTCCTACCAGGAAGCCACGGCAGCCAACGTCAATATTGAAACAGTAGGAGTGCTCCGTGGAACCGAGACGATTTCAGCTTGA
- the csrA gene encoding carbon storage regulator CsrA: MLVLTRKSGEQILIGDDIVITVLDSRGDGVRIGIDAPRGVKIQRHEVVRAVEEANVAATAEIPDAEERIKALLSSRRPDADK; the protein is encoded by the coding sequence ATGCTCGTGCTAACGCGGAAATCAGGAGAACAGATCCTGATTGGTGATGACATTGTCATTACTGTGCTCGATTCCCGCGGCGACGGAGTCCGCATTGGCATTGACGCCCCGCGCGGCGTGAAAATCCAGCGCCACGAAGTGGTGCGTGCCGTTGAAGAAGCGAATGTCGCGGCCACCGCCGAAATCCCCGACGCCGAAGAGCGCATCAAGGCGCTGCTCAGCAGCCGACGGCCCGACGCCGATAAATAG
- a CDS encoding benzaldehyde dehydrogenase has protein sequence MALLDPSIWTDNLYVNGWRKGGAGSADAVEPATGNTLGSYGVASVEDVQEAARIAAAAQREWAARKPEERAAVLRRAGLLWEEHAEEIGTWITRESGSIPTKAGLETHSAANECYDASALPALPAGEVLTSNERRWSMARRRPAGVVSVIAPFNFPLILSIRAVAPALALGNAVLLKPDPRTAVCGGVALIRIFEEAGLPAGLLSLLPGGAEIGAAVVQAPEVRVIAFTGSTAAGRKIAESAGRLLKRAHLELGGNNAMIVLPGADVAKAASAAAFGSFLHQGQICMTTGRHIVHEDIYDAYVAALAEKASNLPVGDPANGQVALGPIIDENQLKKIDGIVQDSVAAGARLMAGGTSENLFYRPTVLADVTPDNPAWAQEIFGPVAPVMKFSTVDEAVELANGSEYGLSLSILGDVGMAVKIADRVESGKVHINEQTVSDESNAPFGGVKDSGNGGRVGGAAANMESFTEIQWLTMRPEIASYPF, from the coding sequence ATGGCATTGCTCGACCCGTCGATCTGGACAGACAACCTTTACGTAAACGGCTGGCGAAAGGGCGGCGCCGGTTCAGCCGATGCCGTCGAACCCGCGACTGGCAACACGCTGGGCAGCTACGGCGTGGCCTCGGTCGAAGACGTTCAGGAAGCCGCACGCATTGCCGCCGCGGCGCAGCGGGAATGGGCAGCGCGCAAGCCTGAAGAGCGCGCCGCAGTCCTTCGCCGGGCAGGCCTGCTCTGGGAGGAGCATGCCGAAGAAATCGGCACCTGGATTACCCGCGAATCGGGCAGCATTCCCACCAAGGCCGGGCTGGAAACGCACAGCGCCGCGAACGAGTGCTATGACGCTTCGGCGCTCCCCGCACTCCCCGCGGGCGAGGTGCTGACGTCCAACGAACGGCGCTGGTCGATGGCCCGCCGGCGGCCCGCCGGCGTCGTCTCCGTGATTGCCCCCTTCAATTTCCCGCTGATCCTCTCCATCCGGGCCGTGGCCCCGGCTCTGGCTCTGGGCAACGCCGTCCTGCTGAAGCCGGACCCCCGCACTGCCGTGTGCGGGGGCGTGGCGCTGATACGCATCTTTGAAGAGGCCGGGCTCCCGGCGGGCCTGCTCTCCCTGCTTCCGGGCGGGGCGGAGATCGGCGCTGCCGTAGTCCAGGCTCCCGAAGTCCGGGTCATCGCCTTCACCGGATCCACGGCTGCCGGACGCAAGATCGCGGAATCGGCCGGACGCCTGCTCAAGCGCGCGCATCTTGAACTGGGCGGGAACAACGCCATGATCGTGCTGCCCGGCGCGGATGTGGCCAAGGCTGCCTCCGCGGCCGCGTTCGGTTCCTTCCTGCACCAGGGCCAGATCTGCATGACCACAGGGCGCCACATTGTCCACGAGGACATCTACGACGCGTACGTTGCGGCCCTTGCCGAGAAGGCGTCCAACCTGCCGGTCGGAGATCCGGCCAACGGACAGGTGGCCCTGGGGCCGATCATCGACGAGAACCAGCTGAAGAAGATTGACGGCATTGTCCAGGACTCCGTGGCGGCAGGTGCCCGGCTCATGGCCGGCGGCACCAGCGAGAACCTGTTCTACCGGCCCACCGTGCTGGCGGACGTGACCCCGGACAACCCGGCCTGGGCGCAGGAAATCTTCGGTCCCGTGGCGCCGGTCATGAAGTTCAGCACCGTGGATGAAGCCGTCGAACTGGCGAACGGCAGCGAGTACGGGCTGTCCCTGTCCATCCTCGGCGACGTCGGCATGGCCGTGAAGATCGCTGACCGCGTGGAATCCGGCAAGGTCCACATCAATGAACAAACCGTCAGTGACGAATCCAACGCACCGTTCGGCGGCGTGAAGGACTCCGGCAACGGCGGACGCGTTGGCGGCGCCGCAGCCAACATGGAGTCCTTCACGGAAATCCAGTGGCTCACCATGCGCCCGGAAATCGCGTCCTACCCCTTCTAG
- a CDS encoding alpha/beta hydrolase produces MTPARRRPRALSARSLRRAAAAGSAAVVLASLVACVPGESAGPERGTQSAAPEVIGDVPAELESYYMQEVVWDSCEDSYLCASIEVPLDYSNPRDNSIELEVILSEAGGTAEGTILVNPGGPGGSGYDTVLESLEGVTTSRLRDDFNILGFDPRGVGRSTPVDCLTDEELDASRNETFDPSTDAGFEEARANAADYAAQCAEESGDLLGFVDTASAARDMDILRAVAGDSKLNYLGFSYGTFLGATYAELFPKTVGRMVLDGGIDPSASNEEITLGQARAFEKAIRAYVEDCLTSSNCPLSGTVDDAVETIRDLIASVEVSPMTAADGRTVTASTFVSGFILPLYNDANWPALTQALSSALRGDPTTILMLADLGAEREEDGSYASNSFEVFSAVNCLDYPMETDRTQMDLDAAELEAASPTLGRFLAYGGLTCEAWPHEPTGEPHRIAAEGAAPILVLGTTGDPATPYEWSQALAGQLDSAVLVTWEAEGHTAYGRGNQCIADAVDDYFIDGTVPQDGLVCS; encoded by the coding sequence ATGACCCCAGCACGACGCCGTCCCAGGGCTCTGTCTGCCCGCAGCCTGCGCCGCGCCGCGGCAGCCGGATCCGCCGCCGTCGTGCTCGCTTCCCTGGTGGCTTGTGTTCCCGGTGAGTCCGCAGGGCCGGAGCGGGGCACCCAGTCCGCGGCGCCGGAAGTCATCGGGGACGTTCCCGCGGAGCTTGAGTCCTACTACATGCAGGAGGTGGTCTGGGATTCCTGCGAAGACTCCTACCTCTGCGCCTCCATCGAGGTTCCCCTGGACTATTCGAATCCCCGGGACAACAGCATCGAACTCGAAGTGATCCTCTCCGAGGCAGGCGGAACCGCGGAGGGAACCATCCTGGTAAACCCCGGCGGGCCCGGCGGCTCAGGATATGACACGGTGCTCGAATCGCTCGAAGGCGTGACAACCAGCCGGCTGCGCGATGACTTCAACATCCTCGGCTTCGATCCGCGCGGCGTCGGACGTTCCACGCCGGTGGACTGCCTCACCGATGAAGAATTGGATGCCTCCCGCAACGAGACGTTTGATCCCTCGACTGATGCCGGGTTCGAGGAGGCGCGGGCGAATGCGGCGGACTACGCGGCACAGTGTGCCGAGGAGTCCGGGGACCTGCTGGGCTTCGTCGACACGGCCAGCGCCGCACGGGACATGGACATCCTGCGGGCCGTCGCCGGGGACTCGAAACTGAATTACCTCGGGTTCTCCTACGGCACCTTCCTGGGCGCCACCTACGCCGAACTGTTCCCGAAGACGGTGGGACGGATGGTGCTCGACGGCGGAATCGACCCCTCAGCCAGCAATGAGGAGATCACCCTGGGACAGGCCCGTGCCTTCGAAAAGGCCATCCGCGCCTATGTCGAAGACTGCCTGACTTCCTCGAACTGCCCGCTCAGCGGCACTGTCGACGACGCCGTGGAAACGATCCGCGACCTGATCGCTTCGGTCGAGGTGAGCCCGATGACTGCCGCGGACGGCCGGACGGTCACGGCCTCCACCTTTGTCAGCGGGTTCATCCTTCCGCTCTATAACGACGCCAACTGGCCGGCACTGACGCAGGCTCTCTCTTCCGCGCTGCGGGGCGACCCGACGACCATCCTGATGCTGGCCGACCTGGGCGCCGAGCGGGAGGAAGACGGCTCCTACGCGTCCAATTCCTTCGAAGTCTTCAGCGCCGTGAACTGCCTGGACTATCCCATGGAAACCGACCGGACCCAGATGGACCTCGACGCCGCCGAACTGGAAGCTGCCTCCCCCACGCTCGGACGTTTCCTCGCCTACGGCGGGTTGACCTGTGAAGCCTGGCCGCATGAGCCCACCGGCGAACCGCACCGGATCGCTGCCGAAGGAGCAGCTCCGATCCTGGTCCTCGGCACCACCGGCGACCCGGCGACTCCGTACGAGTGGTCCCAGGCCCTGGCCGGCCAGCTGGACTCAGCAGTGCTGGTGACGTGGGAGGCCGAAGGACACACCGCGTACGGACGGGGCAACCAGTGCATTGCCGATGCCGTGGATGATTACTTCATCGACGGCACGGTCCCCCAGGACGGGCTGGTCTGCTCCTAG